In Bradyrhizobium manausense, the sequence TCGGACGACGGCGCCGGCTTTCCCGCCGATAACGTCTTCGGCCGGGGCCTGACCGGGATGCAGGAGCGGGTGCGTGCGCTCAGCGGGTCGCTGTCGCTGCAGCGGGCGGATGAGCGAACCTATGTGAGCTGTCGGCTGCCGCTGGAAACGGCGCGAGACGGGTCGGCAGCGACCTAGAGCAACGCTTCAATGAGCTCGCGACGGTGCTCTCGACTTCGCTCGAAAACGCTCTAGCAGGCGCAGCGGTCGTGCGAATCCTGCAGCGCTGGTTCGCACAGCGTGCTGTAAATCTTGCCCTCCGTGCTGAAGCGAAACGAGGCGCGAATGCGCAGCTCGCCCGCAACGGAATATTCGAGATCGACGCCATTCTGCGCGGGATGGATTTCCTCCAGACCGAAGCCCGCTGAGGAGAAAGCGTTGAGCTTCGGCCCCCAATAGGTTTCGAGCTCGCGCCGGCCGCGATAGAGGCGCGTGCCGTTGCACGTGCATTCAACTTCGGCATCGTCGGCATAGAGTTCGAGCAGCGTCGCGAGGTCGCCACTCCGACAGGCATCCACCCAATCGACAACCAGTCCCATCTGATCGAAATCACGCACGCCAGCCATCCTGTTTGCCGCGGGAAAATCCGAGGCGGCTTAGGACCACCCTCGTGAATATGGACTGAATAATAAAGCCCGGACGATTCCGGGTTCCCACCGGGAACCTACGGGTTTGCGCCCCCCTGCCGGCGTCCCCTCAGCCAGGCGCCGAATGCGATCAGCACCGCACCGGCGAGCGTAAACCACGTGATGGCGTACTGCAGATGATCGTCTTTCAAATGCACGTCGAGCGGCCCCGGACGCGGAATGCCATTCTCGGGCGCCGGCTGTTCGAGATCGACATAAAACGGCGCGACCGCGCCCCAATGAAGCGCGCTCGCGATCGCCAGATGATCGCGCACGAACCACAGCCGCTTGTCCAGATTCGACGCCGGCGTCAGCCATCCCGGCGCTTCCGGAAAGCGGAGATAGCCGGTGAGTAGCATGGGAGCGCCGGTGACGAGCTTCTTCACCGCGCGATCCTCGACGCGGCGATCCTGCATCGTGTTCTCGACGAAGCCCGCATCGATCACCACGATCTCGCCGCTCGGCAGCCGTGCCGGCAGGAAGGCCCAGGTGCCGGGACTGGACGCATCCTTGCGCACGGCGGAGCCGGACGAATAGACCATCGCATCCGGTGCAGCTGCGTAGGTGGCGGTGAAGCTGACGCGGCGAAATTCGTCGCGTGCGGGCGTCAGCGCCGCCCATTGCGCTGGCGGCGGCAGCGCGACCGGTGCGGCGGCAAGGCGCTCGGTGAGGGCAGCGATCAGCTCGTGCTTGGC encodes:
- a CDS encoding nuclear transport factor 2 family protein, with the translated sequence MRDFDQMGLVVDWVDACRSGDLATLLELYADDAEVECTCNGTRLYRGRRELETYWGPKLNAFSSAGFGLEEIHPAQNGVDLEYSVAGELRIRASFRFSTEGKIYSTLCEPALQDSHDRCAC
- a CDS encoding SURF1 family protein; protein product: MNETARKPRVAGFTLFTLLLTAAFVALGVWQLQRRTAKHELIAALTERLAAAPVALPPPAQWAALTPARDEFRRVSFTATYAAAPDAMVYSSGSAVRKDASSPGTWAFLPARLPSGEIVVIDAGFVENTMQDRRVEDRAVKKLVTGAPMLLTGYLRFPEAPGWLTPASNLDKRLWFVRDHLAIASALHWGAVAPFYVDLEQPAPENGIPRPGPLDVHLKDDHLQYAITWFTLAGAVLIAFGAWLRGRRQGGANP